DNA sequence from the Halalkalibaculum roseum genome:
GGCTTTCTCGGCGATTTCTTCCGGTTTGCCTTCGTTTAAAAGCTGGTCTTTGGCTATTTCCAGTTCTTTCTCTACGATAGAACTGTCAACTCCGTCGCGAGTAACTGAAAGAGGTTTCATCGCAGCGACCTGCATAGCGACGTCTTTCGCAATGTCGTCGTCATTGACTTCCCCTTCAAACTCCACGAGCACGCCCAGCTGGTTACCGGGGTGAATGTAAGACACCAGTTGACCGCCGGTCTTGGCAAGTACCACACGATTGATCTCAATTTTTTCACCGATCTTTCCAACCATGTCTTTCAGGTGGTCTGCAACGGTGAGTCCGTCAACTTTTGCCTTAAGAAGTTCATCGACTGAATCAAGTTCTTCTTCAAAAACGAGATTGACAAATTGGTCAGCTCGTTTCTGAAAATCTTCATTTCGTGCCACAAAATCAGTTTCACAATTGATTTCCAGGGCAGCAGCTTTTGAACCGTCATCGCTTACCTTGGTAACAATCAATCCCTGATTGGCTTCGCGATCGGATCTCTTCTCGGAAAGTTTTTGGCCTTTCTTTCTTAAAATTTCAATGGCTCTTTCAAAGTCGCCATCTGCTTCTTCAAGGGCCTTCTTGCAATCCATCATGCCGGCCCCGGTTTGTTCTCGTAATTCTTTTACGTCTTTCGCAGAAATACTCATGTTGAGTTGCTCTGTTTAGTGTTGGTGTTAAATATTTTTCGGTAAGTATCGGTAGATAAAACTACTCTTCTTCGTCAGACCCTTCGCTTTCATCTTTTCTGCGACGGGTACGTCGTTTTCCGGTAGCTTTGGTAGCTTTCTTTGCCTTTTGCTTTTTCTTGGCTTCTGCCTGTTTTGCTTCTTCCGCAGCTTGCTCCATCAGCTCTTCTTCGTTTTGAGCTTCGCGTTCTGCATTTCCTTCGATGATGGCATCGGCTACTTTTCCGGCAATAAGCTGTATGGTACGGGCTGAGTCATCATTGCATGGTACAATATAATCCGGAGTGTCCGGGTCACTATTGGTATCTACCATGGCGACAATGGGGATATTCAGCTTGATCGCTTCATTAACGGCGATGTGTTCTTTGATAGTATCGACGATAAATACAGCACCGGGCAGACGGTTCATGTTGGCAATACCGCCGAGAGTCTGTTCCAGCTTTTCGCGTTCGCGATCGAGCATCAGAGCCTCTTTCTTGGTCAGCTCTTCAAAAGTACCGTCTTTCTCCATGCGGTCGATCTCTTCCATACGTGAGATACTCTTCTTGACCGTTGAAAAGTTGGTCAGCATACCGCCTAACCAACGATGGGTGATGTACGGCATTCCGCATCGGATGGCTTCGGTTTTTACAATATCCTGGGCTTGCTTTTTGGTTCCGACAAAAAGAATGGTCTTTCCGGAACGGGCCAGTTTGGCTACTTCGTCAAGCGCTTCCTGAAAAAACTTCTGGGTTTTTTTCAGGTCAATGATGTGTATTCCGTTTCGCTCCATGAAGATGAATTCCTTCATCTTCGGGTTCCAGCGACGGGTAAGGTGTCCGAAATGGGCACCGGATTTCAATAGTTCTTCTAGATTTGGTGCAGTAGGCATAGGTAATGTACTTGGTTTTGAGTTTATCCGCTACACAGGTCATTCCCGGCGCTAATCCGTCCCAAAATTTTCGGGACGAACACCCGGCGCACTAGGTCGCTGCGTATGTGTGATATTAGATGGTTGTTTGTTATTCGTCAGTCGCTATCAGTTGCAATCGGTTGATCATTTTTAACCGATAACCAATAACCGATAAAAACTTATCGTTTGGAGAACTGGAATTTCTTACGGGCTTTAGGCTGACCATACTTCTTACGCTCAACC
Encoded proteins:
- the rpsB gene encoding 30S ribosomal protein S2: MPTAPNLEELLKSGAHFGHLTRRWNPKMKEFIFMERNGIHIIDLKKTQKFFQEALDEVAKLARSGKTILFVGTKKQAQDIVKTEAIRCGMPYITHRWLGGMLTNFSTVKKSISRMEEIDRMEKDGTFEELTKKEALMLDREREKLEQTLGGIANMNRLPGAVFIVDTIKEHIAVNEAIKLNIPIVAMVDTNSDPDTPDYIVPCNDDSARTIQLIAGKVADAIIEGNAEREAQNEEELMEQAAEEAKQAEAKKKQKAKKATKATGKRRTRRRKDESEGSDEEE
- the tsf gene encoding translation elongation factor Ts, whose protein sequence is MSISAKDVKELREQTGAGMMDCKKALEEADGDFERAIEILRKKGQKLSEKRSDREANQGLIVTKVSDDGSKAAALEINCETDFVARNEDFQKRADQFVNLVFEEELDSVDELLKAKVDGLTVADHLKDMVGKIGEKIEINRVVLAKTGGQLVSYIHPGNQLGVLVEFEGEVNDDDIAKDVAMQVAAMKPLSVTRDGVDSSIVEKELEIAKDQLLNEGKPEEIAEKAAQGKLRRFYEERVLLEQKFVKDNSLSVKEYLKQNDTPLVKSFHRLQLGNDS